In a single window of the Mustela nigripes isolate SB6536 chromosome 17, MUSNIG.SB6536, whole genome shotgun sequence genome:
- the TNNI3 gene encoding troponin I, cardiac muscle, whose product MADESGDAAGCPPPAPAPIRRRSSANYRAYATEPHAKKKSKISASRKLQLKTLMLQIAKQELEREAEERRGEKGRALSTRCQPLELAGLGFAELQDLCRQLHARVDKVDEERYDVEAKVTKNIAEIADLTQKIFDLRGKFKRPTLRRVRISADAMMQALLGTRAKETLDLRAHLKQVKKEDTEKENREVGDWRKNIDALSGMEGRKKKFEG is encoded by the exons ATGGCGGACGA GAGCGGCGATGCG GCGGGGTGCCCGCCCCCAGCTCCGGCCCCGATCCGACGCCGGTCTTCTGCCAACTACCGCGCGTACGCCACGGAGCCGCACGCCAAG AAAAAGTCCAAGATCTCCGCCTCGAGGAAGCTGCAGCTGAAG ACCCTGATGCTGCAGATTGCGAAGCAAGAGCTGGAGCGGGAGGCGGAGGAACGGCGTGGAGAGAAGGGGCGCGCTCTGAGCACGCGGTGCCAGCCCCTAGAGTTGGCCGGGCTGGGCTTCGCGGAGCTGCAG GACTTGTGCCGACAACTCCACGCCCGCGTGGACAAAGTGGATGAAGAGAGATACGACGTGGAGGCGAAAGTCACAAAGAACATTGCAGAG ATCGCAGATCTGACCCAGAAGATCTTTGACCTTCGGGGCAAATTTAAGCGGCCCACCCTGCGGAGGGTGAGAATCTCCGCGGATGCCATGATGCAGGCCCTGCTGGGCACCAGGGCTAAGGAGACCTTAGACCTGCGGGCCCACCTCAAGCAGGTGAAGAAGGAGGACACAGAGAAG GAGAACCGGGAGGTGGGAGACTGGCGGAAGAACATCGACGCGCTGAGCGGCATGGAGGGCCGCAAGAAAAAGTTCGAAGGCTGA